AGTGGAATTGATTTTTGTATCATTGATTGTCCACCCAGCTTATCTATTTTTACGATTAATGCACTCGTCGGATCGAATTATGTAGTTATTCCTCTCCAGGCTGAAAAATTTTCTGTAGATGGAATTGTAGGACTTCAACAAACAATCACAAGCATCAAAAAAAGAATTAATCCGAATCTTGAAATTTTAGGAGCCTTAGTTACTCAACTCAAGCCTCAAACACTTTTGACAAAAACTATTGTACCCGTTTTAACAAAATACTTTCGAATTTTCGAAACAAGCATTTCTGATGGGGTTGCAGTAGGAGAATCTCATCTTGCTAAAAAATCGGTATTTGAATACAACAAGACGAGTAAACAAGCCCAGGAATATGAAGGATTTATAGAGGAGTTTTTAAATGAGCTCAAAAAGTAAACGACTCGGCTCTCTCGCAGATGTTTTCCAAGCCGAAAAGTTGGAAGGGACTATTCGTACAATTCGACTCGATAAAATCCTTCCATCGGAAAACCAACCCAGACAAGATCGAAAAAAAGGAGTCGAAGACCTCGCAAGAAGCTTAGACAAGGACGGACTACTCCAACCGATTATTGTCACAAAACAAAATCCGGAAGACGAGAACTATAAAATTGTAGCCGGAGAAAGAAGATACCACGCAGCCAAACAATTAGGCTGGACAGAAGTAGAATGTAAAATTTTAGACCGGGACGAAAAAGAAACCTTTCGACTTGCAATTATAGAAAACCTTCAAAGAGAAAATTTATCCCCCTATGAAGAAGTGGAAGCTATGTCGCACTTAAAAAATAGCTTTAAATATACAGATCAAGAATTAGGGACTCTCTTTGGAAAAAGCAGAAGTTACATGACGGAGCTTCTTGGAATCTCGAATCTAAGTAAAGAAGAACTCAATTCCTGCAAAGAAGCAGGAATTGAAAGCAAAAATTTATTGATTCAAGCAGTTGCGGCTTCTCGAAAAGGGACCTTCCCTGAGTTTTTAAATTTGTTTCAAACAGGTGCACTCAAAACTGTTAAAGATGCAAAATCTTTTAACCGGGAAGAAGAAAACTTATTCACACCTAAAATTACAAGTGCAATAAACCCAAAAGTTTCAAATTTAAATTCAACAGAATATAAGATCACAAAAAAACAAGGCCTAATTCAGATTAGCTCTGATAACGAAGGACTGTTAGGTGATATTTTTAAACTAATCAAAAAAGAAATCCGTAAAAAATTCGATTCCATATGATTCTTTGATGTCGCTTAACAAAATCATTAAGCGACATCAAAAGTACATACAAGTACTTAGCAAAAGAAATTTCTAAAAACAAAAGGAAATGAACCCAATGGGATTGACAAACTCTACCCACAATCGTTTAATGTGACATAATATAGTAAACGGAAATATAGTACGAAATTCTGGTGCAAAATGATTTGAATCAGAAGCGTATATTTATTCAATCCGGACAAAAAAATTCCCCTGGCTAACCAGGGGCCGGATTTTCCCGAAGGAATGTTGTTGGATGAGACATAAGTATCATTATGTCAGATAATGTCAACTCTCTTCGGAATTTTTGCTTAAAATTAATGTACTTTCCTGCAAGGAGAGCTCCGAAAGAGGACGATGGGCGAGCATTATCCCTATATTAAATTCTTCGCAGATATCATCGAATCAGGTGTCTGGGCCAACTTGTCTTCGGCCGCAAAAACTCTTTATCTCGTACTGCTTAAATTTAGCGACCAGCACTTCAAACCAGTATGGCCTAGTACGGAAATTCTTCTTAAATTAACCGGTTTTAAAACTAAAAAATCAATCATACAGGGAAAAAGAGATCTTATTCAAGCTGGCCTACTTCAAGTGACTCCAGGAACTGGACATACAAGTTCAAGGTACTATTTTTGCTTTAATTACCCCGGTTCCAAAATTCCACCTCAGGGGTATATTTTTGGATACCCTGGAGATGGATCTCTGGAAACCCCAGAGGTGTCCGAAAGGCATTCCCGGGGGTCCGGAGAAGGAACCCCAAACCATATTAATATAACTATAACCAACAATCAAAACCAAGAACCAACAAAGAAAACTTATTTAAGTTTAAATGATTTAGAAGAAAAGTACGGCTCATCGATTTTATCAGAAGCACTTTCAATTGCCAAAACCCGAGGGATGGAAACAAACCTAAAATATGTACAAGGAATCTGTAAAAATCTAATGAAAACCAGCAATAATTCAACCATGCCGGAATTTAATCAAAATACGAAGAACCCTCATGAAAAGGATGCCACTTGGAGGGGTTTTTTACTTTGGTCCAGAGATCGATTAACCCGATCCAGTATTGAGGTATTAGAAAAAATTAGAGTGGAACCAGATGGAAGAACGCTTTGTGTCCTAGACTTAGTTCCCGAGTCCTTGCAGATGATCATAGCA
The DNA window shown above is from Leptospira mayottensis 200901116 and carries:
- a CDS encoding ParA family protein — translated: MIVVSIANQKGGEGKTTTSLNLSMGLARRGKKTLLVDIDPQANSTGIFTNPEGIEKSMHGVFNSKMTIQEIMIETRLPGLFLAPSKMNLAEVETLSGNSVDAPYILRDSLQSVSGIDFCIIDCPPSLSIFTINALVGSNYVVIPLQAEKFSVDGIVGLQQTITSIKKRINPNLEILGALVTQLKPQTLLTKTIVPVLTKYFRIFETSISDGVAVGESHLAKKSVFEYNKTSKQAQEYEGFIEEFLNELKK
- a CDS encoding ParB/RepB/Spo0J family partition protein, which encodes MSSKSKRLGSLADVFQAEKLEGTIRTIRLDKILPSENQPRQDRKKGVEDLARSLDKDGLLQPIIVTKQNPEDENYKIVAGERRYHAAKQLGWTEVECKILDRDEKETFRLAIIENLQRENLSPYEEVEAMSHLKNSFKYTDQELGTLFGKSRSYMTELLGISNLSKEELNSCKEAGIESKNLLIQAVAASRKGTFPEFLNLFQTGALKTVKDAKSFNREEENLFTPKITSAINPKVSNLNSTEYKITKKQGLIQISSDNEGLLGDIFKLIKKEIRKKFDSI
- a CDS encoding helix-turn-helix domain-containing protein, whose product is MGEHYPYIKFFADIIESGVWANLSSAAKTLYLVLLKFSDQHFKPVWPSTEILLKLTGFKTKKSIIQGKRDLIQAGLLQVTPGTGHTSSRYYFCFNYPGSKIPPQGYIFGYPGDGSLETPEVSERHSRGSGEGTPNHINITITNNQNQEPTKKTYLSLNDLEEKYGSSILSEALSIAKTRGMETNLKYVQGICKNLMKTSNNSTMPEFNQNTKNPHEKDATWRGFLLWSRDRLTRSSIEVLEKIRVEPDGRTLCVLDLVPESLQMIIAKYFTEEISPPILVIFSAKSEENRTTSVKN